One window of Campylobacter sp. RM12651 genomic DNA carries:
- a CDS encoding YihY family inner membrane protein, which translates to MKKILHILKTIINVSDKGILQHASSLSFYSVLNIIPILSLSFFVFAHMPSFKEQSSQLNNFIFSLILPNQEANSVNYIEQFLQNSTKLDVAGIIAMVFALFMFFNAYENTISHISNTPKKGFFSSLSTYWSLITLAPLGLLTSFYLSYKIQKYIDAIGLKFNFLGILPFLIIWALFFVCFHISINKHLNPKIIALVSFLVALVWSIFKSLFVFYISLNKVYASIYGSFSAVLFFFIWLYFSWIIYLNGVRISSLLNTDNAKTKSTK; encoded by the coding sequence ATGAAAAAGATTTTACACATTTTAAAAACAATCATTAATGTAAGTGATAAAGGTATTTTACAACACGCTAGTTCGCTTTCTTTTTATAGTGTTTTAAATATTATTCCGATTTTATCTTTAAGTTTTTTTGTATTCGCTCATATGCCAAGTTTTAAAGAACAAAGCAGCCAATTAAATAATTTTATATTTAGCTTAATTTTGCCAAACCAAGAAGCAAATTCTGTAAATTACATAGAGCAATTTTTACAAAATAGCACAAAACTTGATGTAGCAGGAATTATCGCTATGGTTTTTGCTTTATTTATGTTTTTTAATGCTTATGAAAATACCATCTCACACATTAGCAATACTCCTAAAAAGGGCTTTTTTTCATCACTTAGCACATATTGGTCGCTAATTACTCTAGCACCTTTAGGATTATTAACTAGCTTTTATTTAAGTTATAAAATTCAAAAATATATAGATGCAATAGGACTTAAGTTTAATTTCTTAGGAATTTTACCTTTTTTAATCATTTGGGCTTTATTTTTTGTATGTTTTCATATATCAATCAATAAACATTTAAATCCTAAAATCATAGCTCTAGTAAGCTTTTTAGTAGCTTTAGTTTGGAGCATTTTTAAAAGTCTTTTTGTATTTTATATATCACTAAATAAAGTATATGCTAGCATTTATGGTAGTTTTTCTGCTGTTTTATTTTTCTTTATATGGCTTTATTTTTCTTGGATAATTTACCTTAATGGAGTAAGAATTAGTTCTTTACTAAACACAGATAATGCAAAAACAAAATCAACAAAATAG
- the gltS gene encoding sodium/glutamate symporter — MEKINLGIATLLSNDNGTSVLELNFYSTFICIMLVLILGRIITKYSSFLRNYDIPEPVTGGIIVAFILFLSSYYANFTIKFAEDIKTPLLLAFYATVGLSADFDSIKKGGKLLITFSIAVFVLLVVQNAIGVGVMSAMGENPLIGLLGGSITLSGGHGTGAAWGATFQESPYNFAQATDIAMACATYGLISGGLIGGPMANYLIKKFNLKSDEVENNETSSDEAFTSPQKVRLITSYSFITSLSLIALALVIGNAIDYACQAANVATNKEIGFLKFLDSMPTFVWCLFSGIIIRNGFSSLNIHKVFDREVGVIGNVALSLFLAMSIMTLNIVELIKLAVPISVLLIIQTIAIIIYVRYVTFVICGKNYAAACLVAGHCGFGMGATPTAIANLQAVTNHFGPCKIAFIIVPIMGGFLVDIVNALVVNGFVGFLF, encoded by the coding sequence ATGGAAAAAATCAATCTCGGTATTGCAACTTTGCTTAGCAATGATAATGGCACTAGTGTGCTTGAACTTAATTTTTATAGCACATTTATTTGTATTATGCTTGTCTTAATTTTGGGTAGAATAATTACTAAATATTCTAGCTTTTTAAGAAATTACGATATTCCAGAGCCTGTAACTGGTGGTATCATAGTAGCATTTATTTTATTCTTATCTAGTTATTATGCAAATTTTACAATCAAATTCGCAGAAGATATAAAAACCCCACTTTTATTAGCATTTTATGCAACGGTTGGGCTTAGTGCTGATTTTGATAGTATCAAAAAGGGCGGGAAATTACTAATTACTTTCTCAATTGCTGTTTTCGTCTTATTAGTGGTTCAAAACGCAATTGGTGTTGGAGTAATGAGTGCTATGGGTGAAAATCCATTAATAGGCTTACTTGGTGGCTCAATTACACTTAGTGGCGGACACGGAACTGGTGCTGCTTGGGGAGCTACATTTCAAGAATCACCTTATAATTTCGCACAAGCAACTGATATAGCAATGGCGTGTGCTACTTATGGATTAATTTCTGGTGGGCTTATTGGTGGTCCTATGGCGAATTATTTAATCAAAAAATTTAATCTAAAAAGCGATGAAGTAGAAAACAACGAAACATCAAGTGATGAAGCATTTACAAGTCCGCAAAAAGTAAGATTAATTACAAGTTATAGTTTTATTACAAGCTTAAGTTTAATTGCTCTTGCTTTAGTGATTGGTAATGCAATTGATTATGCGTGCCAAGCAGCAAATGTAGCTACCAATAAAGAAATTGGCTTTTTAAAATTCTTAGATAGTATGCCGACATTTGTATGGTGCTTATTTTCAGGTATTATTATTAGAAATGGCTTTAGCTCACTAAATATTCATAAAGTATTTGATAGAGAAGTAGGTGTGATAGGAAATGTGGCTTTATCATTATTCCTTGCTATGTCAATTATGACTTTAAATATCGTTGAACTTATAAAATTAGCTGTTCCGATCAGCGTTTTATTAATAATTCAAACAATAGCAATTATTATTTATGTAAGATATGTAACCTTTGTTATTTGTGGCAAAAACTACGCAGCAGCTTGCCTTGTAGCAGGACATTGTGGCTTTGGTATGGGTGCAACTCCAACTGCGATTGCAAATCTTCAAGCAGTAACAAATCACTTCGGACCTTGCAAAATAGCATTTATTATCGTTCCTATTATGGGTGGATTTTTAGTAGACATTGTAAATGCTCTTGTTGTTAATGGCTTTGTTGGATTTTTATTTTAA
- a CDS encoding flagellar hook capping FlgD N-terminal domain-containing protein, producing MAISPMNNTAMSVNTSIAAQNANTLSDKQKSEGFSLDNTIHTSDVKKQEADAKALKEADGTNPNSKISQEAFMRLLLEELKHQDPTSPMDSDKMLTQTSQLAALETQEKTNKTMDELAKRMELLSNSVGIGMINAVGKMAVLKKDTFTHDGKAVDLPFNLYFPNGAPNDVVIGVFNSNKEQIDAIKVDKDIIQKGNNNFIWDTRYEDGTIREKGDFKFVAQYEDEHGNIVQIPSGYFKVDGVTFEDGKAYLNASGIKISFDDIAQFQDEKL from the coding sequence ATGGCAATTTCACCTATGAATAATACTGCTATGAGTGTTAATACAAGTATCGCTGCACAAAATGCTAATACGCTTTCTGATAAGCAAAAATCAGAGGGCTTTAGTCTTGATAATACCATTCATACAAGTGATGTAAAAAAGCAAGAAGCAGATGCAAAAGCCTTAAAAGAAGCCGATGGGACTAATCCAAATTCTAAGATTTCTCAAGAAGCTTTTATGAGATTATTGCTTGAAGAATTAAAGCATCAAGACCCAACAAGTCCAATGGATAGTGATAAAATGCTAACTCAAACAAGCCAACTAGCAGCTCTTGAAACTCAAGAAAAAACTAATAAAACTATGGATGAATTAGCTAAGAGAATGGAATTACTTAGCAATAGTGTAGGAATTGGTATGATTAATGCGGTTGGTAAAATGGCTGTGCTTAAAAAAGATACCTTTACTCACGATGGTAAGGCTGTTGATTTGCCGTTTAACTTATACTTTCCAAATGGTGCTCCAAATGATGTAGTAATAGGTGTATTTAACTCAAATAAAGAGCAAATTGACGCAATTAAAGTTGATAAAGACATTATTCAAAAAGGTAATAATAATTTTATTTGGGATACTAGATATGAAGATGGAACTATTAGAGAGAAGGGTGATTTTAAATTCGTAGCTCAATATGAAGATGAACACGGAAATATAGTTCAAATTCCTAGTGGTTATTTTAAGGTTGATGGGGTTACTTTTGAAGATGGTAAGGCTTATTTAAACGCTTCTGGTATTAAAATCAGCTTTGATGATATAGCACAATTTCAGGATGAAAAACTATGA
- a CDS encoding metalloregulator ArsR/SmtB family transcription factor produces MKNLLNYTAAINDETRLKILAFLDIHKKCCVCEICESFEMLQSRISRHLKILKDADLLIASRGGAFIYYEINYENTKEILELLKKANFTLPDLKTPKECNS; encoded by the coding sequence ATGAAGAATTTATTAAATTATACAGCAGCTATAAATGATGAAACTAGGCTTAAAATCTTAGCTTTTTTAGATATTCATAAAAAATGTTGCGTATGTGAGATATGTGAGAGTTTTGAAATGCTTCAGTCTAGGATTTCAAGGCATTTAAAGATATTAAAAGATGCTGATTTATTAATAGCTAGTAGGGGTGGGGCGTTTATTTATTATGAGATAAATTATGAAAATACTAAAGAGATTTTAGAGCTTTTAAAAAAGGCTAATTTTACTTTACCTGATTTAAAAACCCCAAAAGAATGTAATTCCTAG
- a CDS encoding autotransporter outer membrane beta-barrel domain-containing protein — protein sequence MKKRNKPVAGGGILKLSLAASALIFSQGLIADEPQTSNQNTPIVKQNEANSQGINSSPSNSTGTPTAENKEPSVENKEPSVENKEPSVENKEPSVENKEPSVENKEPSVENKEPSVENKEPSVENKEPSVENKEPSVENKEPSVENKEPSVENKEPSVENKEPSVENKEPSVENKEPSVENKEPSVENKEPSVENKEPSVENKEPSVENKEPSVENKEPSVENKEPSVENKEPSVENKEPSVENKEPSVENKEPSVENKEPSVENKEPSVENKEPSVENKEPSVENKEPSVENKEPSVENKEPSVENKEPSVENKEPSVENKEPSVENKEPSVENKEPSVENKEPSVENKEPSVENKEPSVENKEPSVENKEPSVENKEPSVENKEPSVENKEPSVENKEPSVENKEPSVENKEPSVENKEPSVENKEPSVDTKDPDEPKKEGQVDENQKDEASKEDGLKAEDTPKVDEVPKTEDKKEEVKEPESSKEDTNKEDANKGEEDSKKDEATKPIKPDVSTPAVPEKSPEEVKKEQLIKQTEEIVKNLGNLGNMAKDKVNELVTILVDSGVKDLATFNANNLDATTKAKVQTAANAIATKVIDNEKSNITSNALGAFNVQINNMNKRLGEIRGLNSDIGTWFRAYGGRFSDSSNHINFYSTQFGADKMSNLSDADVITGAMIGFDKVNADTKANGFNIGVYGSYIHNNGLFVDSVLKYANTSFKKTGVEFKKQNSVLLSVEGGYRAKINEKAYVEPSLEIITGRVGKYEAKSKANTISVKSFTPIMIKPQVYTGIEHKDFVFRAGVGAVVNAKKQEADIVINNIVNGIDAKAKTKLNSNNHGFASVGGSYKVNDNLRINLGVEKSFGSKFKKDYEVNAVIRYTF from the coding sequence ATGAAAAAACGTAACAAACCTGTTGCTGGGGGGGGTATTTTAAAGTTATCTCTTGCAGCTAGTGCATTAATTTTCTCTCAAGGCTTAATTGCTGATGAGCCACAAACTTCAAATCAAAACACACCAATAGTAAAACAGAATGAAGCAAACTCGCAAGGTATAAATTCATCACCTTCAAACTCAACTGGAACTCCAACTGCTGAAAATAAAGAACCTTCTGTAGAGAATAAGGAACCTTCTGTAGAGAATAAAGAACCTTCAGTTGAAAATAAAGAACCTTCTGTAGAGAATAAGGAACCTTCTGTAGAGAATAAGGAACCTTCAGTTGAAAATAAAGAACCTTCTGTAGAGAATAAGGAACCTTCTGTAGAGAATAAAGAACCTTCAGTTGAAAATAAAGAACCTTCAGTTGAAAATAAAGAACCTTCAGTTGAAAATAAAGAACCTTCAGTTGAAAATAAAGAACCTTCTGTAGAGAATAAAGAACCTTCTGTAGAGAATAAGGAACCTTCTGTAGAGAATAAAGAACCTTCAGTTGAAAATAAAGAACCTTCAGTTGAAAATAAAGAACCTTCTGTAGAGAATAAGGAACCTTCTGTTGAAAACAAGGAACCTTCAGTTGAAAATAAGGAACCTTCTGTAGAGAATAAGGAACCTTCAGTTGAAAATAAAGAACCTTCTGTAGAGAATAAGGAACCTTCTGTAGAGAATAAGGAACCTTCAGTTGAAAATAAAGAACCTTCAGTTGAAAATAAAGAACCTTCTGTAGAGAATAAGGAACCTTCTGTTGAAAACAAGGAACCTTCTGTAGAGAATAAGGAACCTTCAGTTGAAAATAAAGAACCTTCTGTAGAGAATAAGGAACCTTCAGTTGAAAATAAAGAACCTTCTGTAGAGAATAAGGAACCTTCAGTTGAAAATAAGGAACCTTCTGTAGAGAATAAGGAACCTTCTGTAGAGAATAAGGAACCTTCAGTTGAAAATAAAGAACCTTCTGTAGAGAATAAGGAACCTTCAGTTGAAAATAAAGAACCTTCTGTAGAGAATAAGGAACCTTCTGTAGAGAATAAGGAACCTTCAGTTGAAAATAAAGAACCTTCAGTTGAAAATAAAGAACCTTCTGTAGAGAATAAGGAACCTTCTGTAGAGAATAAAGAACCTTCAGTTGAAAATAAAGAACCTTCAGTTGAAAATAAAGAACCTTCAGTTGAAAATAAAGAACCTTCTGTAGAGAATAAAGAACCTTCAGTTGAAAATAAAGAACCTTCTGTTGAAAATAAAGAACCTTCTGTAGATACAAAAGACCCTGATGAGCCGAAGAAAGAAGGTCAAGTAGATGAAAATCAAAAAGATGAAGCAAGTAAAGAAGATGGTTTAAAAGCTGAAGATACTCCAAAAGTAGATGAAGTTCCAAAAACTGAAGATAAAAAAGAAGAAGTTAAAGAGCCAGAATCAAGCAAAGAAGATACAAATAAAGAAGATGCAAATAAAGGTGAAGAAGATAGCAAAAAAGATGAAGCTACTAAACCAATCAAACCTGATGTAAGCACACCAGCTGTCCCAGAGAAATCTCCTGAAGAAGTTAAAAAAGAGCAACTAATCAAACAAACAGAAGAAATAGTAAAAAATCTAGGCAATCTAGGAAATATGGCAAAAGATAAAGTAAATGAACTTGTAACTATCCTAGTAGATAGCGGAGTAAAAGATTTAGCGACATTTAATGCAAATAATTTAGACGCTACTACAAAAGCAAAAGTTCAAACAGCAGCAAATGCAATAGCAACAAAAGTAATTGATAATGAAAAATCAAATATCACAAGCAATGCTCTAGGTGCGTTTAATGTGCAAATTAATAATATGAATAAGCGTTTAGGTGAGATTAGGGGATTAAATTCTGATATTGGAACTTGGTTTAGAGCTTATGGCGGAAGATTTAGCGATAGTAGCAATCATATTAATTTCTACTCAACTCAATTTGGTGCTGATAAGATGAGTAATTTAAGCGATGCTGATGTGATAACTGGTGCAATGATAGGATTTGATAAAGTTAATGCTGATACTAAGGCAAATGGCTTTAATATTGGTGTATATGGAAGTTATATCCATAATAATGGTTTATTTGTTGATAGCGTTTTAAAATATGCAAATACAAGCTTTAAAAAGACTGGCGTAGAGTTTAAAAAACAAAACTCTGTATTATTAAGCGTTGAAGGTGGATATAGAGCTAAGATTAATGAAAAAGCTTATGTAGAGCCAAGTTTAGAAATAATCACTGGTCGTGTAGGTAAATATGAAGCTAAGAGTAAGGCTAATACAATAAGTGTTAAATCATTTACGCCAATTATGATTAAGCCACAAGTTTATACAGGTATAGAACATAAAGACTTTGTATTTAGAGCTGGAGTTGGTGCTGTAGTTAATGCGAAAAAACAAGAAGCTGATATAGTAATCAACAATATCGTAAATGGAATTGATGCAAAAGCTAAAACTAAGTTAAATAGCAATAATCACGGATTTGCAAGTGTAGGTGGTAGCTATAAAGTAAATGATAATCTAAGAATTAATTTAGGCGTAGAAAAGAGCTTCGGAAGTAAGTTCAAAAAAGACTATGAAGTAAATGCAGTTATTAGATATACATTCTAA
- a CDS encoding ComEC/Rec2 family competence protein, with translation MNIKSKRTLIINKKHYFIIFIVLIAIFCLQVHLKFLDFCEFLEQDSYELKISNNYLKTKNNKSYYVLALAYKDVLIYTTTKKEIKSNQISLKFAAKNKLNFYEYLQARFYLPSYALEELEEIKENAFVSYFINQHENLTMKQFFGALFFAKSISKDLRDSVNYYGIAHLLAISGYHLGLIYSIFFFIFSIIYKYFQKRFFPYRSIHFDLGIIIFIILALYFYEIGLVASYFRSFIMAILGFYFIIRAIKILSFSHLFLAFFICIAINPSFLFNVGFFFSCLGVFYIFLFIYHFNANSLTKLICLELSTFFAMVAPVLYFFPLLSFQQLLGIILTPIFVIFYPLVLFLHIINLGDLLDKYLLIFLDFKMFAINFKLEFKYFFIYLILSFLSIFHRYLAIFVISLNLIFFIYLGFL, from the coding sequence ATGAATATAAAGAGCAAAAGAACTCTAATAATCAATAAAAAACATTATTTTATAATATTTATTGTTTTAATTGCTATATTTTGTTTGCAAGTGCATTTGAAATTCTTAGATTTTTGCGAGTTTTTAGAACAAGATAGTTATGAGTTAAAAATAAGCAATAATTATTTAAAAACTAAAAATAATAAAAGTTATTATGTTCTAGCACTTGCATATAAAGATGTTTTAATATACACAACTACTAAAAAAGAAATTAAATCCAATCAAATCAGCTTAAAATTCGCAGCTAAAAATAAGCTTAATTTTTATGAATACTTACAAGCTAGATTTTATTTGCCAAGCTATGCTTTAGAAGAATTAGAAGAGATTAAAGAGAACGCATTTGTAAGTTATTTTATAAATCAGCACGAGAATTTAACTATGAAGCAATTTTTTGGAGCTTTATTTTTTGCAAAAAGCATTAGCAAGGATTTAAGGGATAGCGTAAATTACTATGGAATTGCACATTTACTAGCAATATCAGGCTATCATTTAGGGCTTATTTATTCCATATTTTTCTTTATATTTTCAATTATTTATAAGTATTTTCAAAAAAGATTTTTCCCATATAGGTCAATTCATTTTGATTTAGGAATAATTATTTTCATAATCTTAGCCTTATATTTTTATGAAATTGGTCTAGTTGCAAGCTATTTTCGCTCATTTATAATGGCTATTTTGGGATTTTATTTCATAATTAGAGCAATTAAAATTCTTAGTTTTTCGCATTTATTTTTAGCATTTTTTATTTGCATTGCTATTAACCCTAGCTTTTTATTTAATGTGGGATTTTTCTTCTCTTGCCTTGGGGTCTTTTATATATTTTTATTTATTTATCATTTTAATGCTAATTCGCTTACAAAACTAATCTGCCTTGAACTTAGCACCTTTTTTGCAATGGTTGCACCTGTTTTATACTTTTTTCCATTGCTTAGCTTTCAACAATTATTAGGGATTATTTTAACTCCTATTTTTGTGATTTTTTATCCTTTAGTTTTGTTTTTACATATTATTAATTTAGGAGATTTATTGGATAAATACTTATTAATATTTTTAGATTTTAAAATGTTTGCAATTAATTTTAAATTAGAATTTAAATATTTTTTCATTTATTTAATACTTAGTTTTTTATCAATTTTTCATAGGTATTTAGCAATTTTTGTTATAAGTTTGAACTTAATATTTTTTATTTATCTAGGATTTTTATGA
- a CDS encoding permease has product MEFTSEKLLETFYEFLFLTAEISFLFIFINMIMFYINSRYSFNKYLKNNVFSYFIAIFLGSITTFCSCSTIPVFNSLIKNNINHGVASAFLLTSPLINPMLITMLLSAFGFSITFYYIIYIVIFVFIISYLIGLIPARLLLKDIVTKEFQFNQNTKLNLYECLYKSLKSYNDIFYYVLFGMLIGAFLHNFMPVEFIKDYLSSFGIYGIFLASFVGLLLYIQTCLIIPLGVTLINVGFPIGIFFSFLIAGGGCSLPELILLRSMFKIRMMIIFIISILSMANIFGILLYLFY; this is encoded by the coding sequence ATGGAATTTACAAGTGAGAAATTATTAGAAACTTTTTATGAGTTTTTGTTTTTAACTGCTGAAATAAGCTTTTTATTTATTTTTATCAATATGATTATGTTTTATATTAATTCAAGATATAGCTTTAATAAATATTTAAAAAATAATGTTTTTTCATATTTTATAGCAATATTTTTAGGCTCAATTACTACTTTTTGTTCTTGTTCAACTATACCTGTTTTTAATTCTTTAATTAAAAACAATATTAATCACGGAGTAGCTAGTGCTTTTTTACTAACTTCGCCATTAATTAATCCTATGCTAATTACTATGCTACTTAGTGCATTTGGTTTTAGCATAACTTTTTATTACATTATTTATATAGTTATATTTGTATTTATTATAAGCTATTTAATAGGTTTAATACCTGCAAGATTGCTATTAAAAGATATTGTAACTAAAGAATTTCAATTTAATCAAAATACCAAGCTTAATTTGTATGAATGTTTATACAAGTCTTTAAAATCATATAATGATATTTTTTATTATGTATTATTTGGTATGTTAATAGGTGCTTTTTTGCATAATTTTATGCCTGTTGAATTTATTAAAGATTATTTATCTAGTTTTGGAATTTATGGTATATTTTTGGCTAGTTTTGTTGGTTTGTTGCTTTATATACAAACTTGCTTGATTATTCCATTGGGAGTAACTTTAATAAATGTTGGGTTTCCTATCGGTATATTTTTTAGTTTTTTAATAGCTGGTGGGGGTTGTTCTTTACCTGAATTAATTTTACTTAGGTCAATGTTTAAAATTCGTATGATGATAATATTTATCATTAGTATTTTATCAATGGCAAATATTTTTGGAATTTTACTTTATTTATTTTATTAA
- the nth gene encoding endonuclease III yields the protein MRRREKEIKNRFLNNYKNAKSELIFNNDYELLVCVMLSAQCLDSRVNLITPSLFANYPDINSLANANLMNIKELIKSCNFYQNKAINLIKMAKSVVEFHSGIIPMRFDDLINLAGVGEKTANVVLCESLGANVMAVDTHIFRVSKRLKISNAKTPNDCAKELTKLFKTDLDKLHKGMVLFGRYICKAKKPDCNNCFLNDLCDEYKEQKNSNNQ from the coding sequence ATGAGAAGAAGAGAAAAAGAAATTAAAAATAGATTTTTAAATAATTATAAAAACGCAAAAAGTGAATTAATTTTTAATAATGATTATGAACTTTTAGTTTGTGTTATGCTATCAGCTCAATGCCTTGATAGTAGGGTTAATCTAATAACACCAAGTTTATTTGCAAACTATCCTGATATAAATTCTTTAGCAAATGCAAATTTAATGAATATAAAAGAATTAATTAAAAGTTGTAATTTTTATCAAAATAAAGCAATTAATCTTATCAAAATGGCAAAAAGTGTTGTGGAATTTCATTCAGGAATTATACCTATGAGATTTGATGATTTAATAAACCTTGCAGGGGTTGGAGAAAAGACTGCTAATGTGGTTTTATGCGAGAGTTTGGGTGCAAATGTAATGGCTGTAGATACTCATATTTTTAGAGTTAGCAAAAGATTAAAAATATCAAATGCAAAAACTCCCAATGATTGTGCTAAAGAGCTTACAAAACTATTTAAAACCGACCTTGATAAATTGCATAAAGGAATGGTTTTGTTTGGAAGATATATTTGCAAGGCTAAAAAACCTGATTGTAATAATTGTTTTTTAAACGATTTATGTGATGAATATAAAGAGCAAAAGAACTCTAATAATCAATAA
- a CDS encoding flagellar hook-basal body complex protein, producing the protein MMRSFYNGVSGVKTHSFGMDLLANNISNINTVGYKAAMPEFKDIFYQTGNDVGGLNNFGANQVGLAASGLSSTFSQKQGALVSSQNTFDVALEGKGFYGIKDYDGNTYYTRNGAFNIDSDFNLVDSFGRFVLGTMNAGFNASAMSENIKEMFGKVSSNAGFTISNNDLDIKLNAPNAQTPITLPRTLFMNAVATTNVNIKANLSNAFHEEDKYINLDNIELEIDNNKSTFKASNLEPNARILLEVDRGDGSDTIEAFADEFGNLEKTISGNVNSFSARQVKTINVGANNKFDIATYDANGNIRKIDLQIQAIDKLNFKATAILKDTQGNTISEASGNIIFNTDGSLNTNELNQIDGINLNLGSPRVDGKGGYDGLTCIDNAKIERYVEANGYPAGVLKDYAIDERGNILANFTNGKSQAVAKFAVFNFVNEQGLHKNGENEFSTTPDSGNPIFFTDANGNVINSYKIKSNYLEQSNVDLGTELTQVIIFQKAYEANAKSITTADQMLKRAIEMKK; encoded by the coding sequence ATGATGCGTTCATTTTATAACGGGGTTAGTGGAGTAAAAACTCATAGTTTTGGAATGGATTTATTAGCTAATAACATTTCAAACATAAACACCGTTGGCTACAAGGCTGCTATGCCTGAATTTAAAGACATATTTTATCAAACAGGCAATGATGTTGGTGGCTTAAATAATTTTGGGGCAAATCAAGTCGGACTTGCTGCAAGTGGTTTAAGCTCAACTTTTTCTCAAAAACAAGGAGCATTAGTTTCTAGTCAAAATACCTTTGATGTAGCACTTGAAGGCAAGGGATTTTATGGCATAAAAGATTACGATGGTAATACTTATTATACTAGAAATGGGGCTTTTAATATTGATAGCGATTTTAATTTGGTTGATAGTTTTGGAAGATTTGTGCTAGGGACTATGAATGCTGGATTTAATGCGAGTGCTATGAGTGAAAATATTAAAGAAATGTTTGGAAAAGTTAGTTCAAATGCTGGTTTTACAATATCTAATAATGATTTAGATATTAAACTAAACGCACCAAACGCACAAACTCCTATAACATTGCCAAGAACACTTTTTATGAATGCAGTAGCAACTACAAATGTAAATATTAAAGCAAATCTTAGCAATGCTTTTCACGAAGAAGATAAGTATATAAATCTTGATAATATTGAATTAGAAATTGATAATAATAAAAGCACTTTTAAAGCAAGTAATCTTGAGCCTAATGCTAGAATTTTATTAGAAGTTGATAGGGGAGATGGAAGCGATACTATAGAAGCATTTGCTGATGAGTTTGGGAATTTAGAAAAGACAATTAGCGGGAATGTAAATAGCTTTAGTGCAAGGCAAGTAAAGACTATTAATGTAGGTGCTAATAATAAATTTGATATAGCAACTTATGATGCGAATGGAAATATTAGAAAAATTGATTTGCAAATACAAGCTATTGATAAGCTTAATTTTAAAGCTACTGCTATTTTAAAAGATACTCAAGGAAATACTATTAGTGAAGCTAGTGGGAATATTATTTTTAATACCGATGGTTCATTAAATACAAATGAATTAAATCAAATAGATGGAATAAATCTAAATCTAGGAAGCCCAAGAGTTGATGGTAAGGGTGGATATGATGGATTAACTTGTATTGATAATGCAAAAATAGAGCGTTATGTAGAAGCAAACGGCTATCCAGCAGGAGTTTTAAAAGATTACGCTATTGATGAAAGGGGCAATATATTAGCTAATTTTACTAATGGTAAATCTCAAGCTGTAGCTAAGTTTGCAGTGTTTAATTTCGTAAATGAGCAAGGCTTACATAAAAATGGAGAAAATGAGTTCAGCACTACTCCTGATAGTGGAAATCCTATATTTTTTACCGACGCAAATGGTAATGTAATAAACTCATATAAAATCAAATCAAATTATTTAGAGCAAAGCAATGTGGATTTAGGCACGGAGCTTACTCAAGTGATTATTTTTCAAAAGGCTTATGAAGCAAACGCTAAGAGTATCACAACAGCCGATCAAATGCTAAAACGCGCAATAGAGATGAAAAAATAA